The Methanolacinia petrolearia DSM 11571 genome has a segment encoding these proteins:
- a CDS encoding PstS family phosphate ABC transporter substrate-binding protein — MLLSAPEKKSGFANIQKKNAISTFIIVIFFLAAASPGCLSDDAGIAGAAGEGQKNLTISGSTTIQPVSEILAAAYMKENPGVDIVVNGGGSGMGIKEAGTGLTDIGAASRDVEDSELLSYPDLEVYRIGASAIVIITSQMNGIDTITFEEASALYNGESEDISSMADIAGINSVIQRSEKSGTEETFANWLFPGKKNVDSSLEAEDYGINGKVKQLAAEGNSEVLNLVKDNPFSIGFVDFGYAESDPGVKILKIVDKGSGEAVPSDITKIREAILLELRNEEHSDGGGSFYISGLTRPLNYVTKSDASALAKDFIEFATSPSSDDYFNEVGYFSVAELNQEV; from the coding sequence ATGCTGCTCTCTGCTCCGGAAAAAAAATCCGGATTTGCAAATATACAGAAAAAAAACGCCATCTCCACCTTTATCATTGTAATTTTTTTTCTTGCAGCAGCATCTCCCGGATGCCTTTCGGATGATGCCGGCATTGCCGGTGCAGCCGGGGAAGGACAAAAAAATCTCACGATATCAGGGTCCACGACAATCCAGCCGGTATCGGAGATACTCGCTGCCGCATATATGAAAGAGAATCCGGGTGTTGACATTGTCGTTAACGGTGGGGGGTCGGGTATGGGTATAAAAGAGGCAGGAACCGGGCTAACCGATATCGGGGCCGCCTCACGGGATGTCGAAGACTCCGAACTGCTTTCATATCCTGATCTGGAGGTGTACCGCATAGGCGCAAGCGCCATAGTGATAATCACCTCGCAAATGAACGGCATTGACACGATTACGTTCGAAGAAGCCTCTGCTCTCTACAATGGCGAATCAGAGGACATATCGTCCATGGCCGATATTGCCGGCATAAATTCCGTGATCCAGAGATCCGAGAAATCGGGAACCGAAGAGACATTTGCAAACTGGCTGTTCCCGGGAAAAAAGAACGTCGACTCCTCGCTTGAAGCCGAAGACTACGGCATAAACGGGAAAGTGAAACAGCTCGCAGCCGAAGGAAACTCCGAGGTATTGAATCTTGTAAAGGACAACCCGTTCTCCATCGGTTTCGTCGATTTCGGCTACGCCGAATCGGACCCGGGAGTAAAGATCCTTAAAATCGTTGATAAAGGATCAGGAGAGGCTGTTCCTTCCGACATTACAAAGATCAGGGAGGCCATACTTCTCGAACTCAGAAATGAAGAGCATTCCGACGGGGGCGGATCCTTCTACATCTCCGGCCTTACAAGGCCGCTGAATTACGTGACGAAAAGTGACGCTTCCGCTCTGGCGAAGGACTTCATTGAATTTGCAACCTCCCCTTCGTCAGATGATTACTTCAATGAGGTCGGCTACTTCTCGGTTGCCGAACTTAACCAGGAGGTCTGA
- a CDS encoding CHASE4 domain-containing protein: MALVEGDSGYELFSRITSPFGRKGRGKGEKRKSIRTTTAAIIAVTLLGLIFLLYILSSVSLDSGFSSLEERLTGDNVMRAANAVNAEVDRLDSIANAWATSEELPEFIDSGDTSVARTIFTDGRLVDVGVNILLITDSEGNILWHKYMNLDYGHQMPTPKSLLSQIAGHEDVLSNGTTKGTLMLNSGPMLIASRPITDPESGDPFGNLLVGRYLDRSEVSSLSATTQLDISVIENKSGFEEYFEIFADKGAGNAANGSSIIISPVDDKYVAGFSEIYDIYGEPVAVLQVTEPRDVTIYGKGVLSLLIMMLVLASVIFGAVILVLIQRSVVSRLENLNREIKTVAMTESPEGRINIEGDDEISSVGSAINMMLESIEKGKEQYSRLFDNANDLIFTIDADGAFVSANGAMEKKTELEDGGLAGRKIEEFVRNGGMEKIRPLLAGNGMENSGKTEITLLSASGEEYLVEFSAQPLTGSDEMTGFFVIARDVTAKRKAEEELKNHRNRLRELVTERTAQLEHANSELVKEVEERIRFEESLAEEKERLSVTLSSIAEGVIATDHLGYVTLINREASAKTGISAGNSEGKRIDSIFMLEKAGRPEDIGSIVLDVISDRKVFEINTEVDLFDSEGNAYPVVLSVSPLTDRSGTSIGAVIVFREISERLRWEEEVLRRQKLESLGVLAGGIAHDFNNILTAISGNIGLARNMAEGDVDVSSRLEEAEKAISRAKDITRQLITFSKGGEPVRQVQDIKSMIRESAEFVSHGSNVKLYFDIADDLSNVEVDKGQISQVIENLVINSIQAMADGGNIYVQARNAGVISGKDGLEDGKYIVISVRDDGSGIPEEYREKIFDPYFTTKKSGNGLGLASCMSIIRKHGGAVKLISEVGVGTEFRIYLPATERSVEAEDGLSGGMLSGSSRVLVMDDDRSIYDTIPQLLRGYGFDVEAALDGAEAIRIYQQSKILKKSIDVFVMDLTVPGGLGGVETIALLREFDPDILAIVSSGYSNDPVMADFREYGFDAVLPKPYNIEDLVRLINRLVSEKEKKDKTG, translated from the coding sequence ATGGCTCTTGTCGAAGGAGACTCCGGGTACGAGCTTTTTTCCCGGATCACCTCACCGTTCGGGAGAAAAGGAAGAGGCAAAGGAGAAAAACGGAAATCGATTCGCACAACGACTGCCGCGATAATTGCCGTTACCCTTCTCGGGCTGATATTTCTCCTCTATATTCTCTCCTCTGTAAGTCTCGATTCAGGTTTTTCAAGCCTTGAAGAGAGGCTGACCGGCGACAATGTGATGAGGGCGGCAAATGCGGTGAATGCCGAGGTCGACCGGCTCGATTCAATTGCAAATGCATGGGCCACATCAGAAGAGCTTCCCGAATTCATCGACAGCGGTGACACTTCGGTCGCACGTACGATATTCACCGACGGGAGGCTTGTCGATGTCGGGGTAAATATTCTGCTTATCACCGACTCGGAGGGAAACATCCTGTGGCACAAATACATGAACCTCGACTACGGCCACCAGATGCCGACTCCCAAGAGTCTGCTCTCGCAGATCGCCGGGCATGAGGATGTGCTTAGCAACGGGACGACAAAAGGAACCTTAATGCTTAATTCAGGGCCGATGCTCATAGCATCCCGCCCTATAACGGATCCGGAATCGGGCGATCCGTTTGGAAACCTGCTTGTAGGAAGGTATCTTGACAGGAGTGAGGTTTCGTCATTATCAGCGACAACCCAGCTCGATATCTCGGTAATTGAAAACAAATCGGGTTTCGAGGAATATTTTGAAATTTTCGCGGATAAAGGGGCTGGTAATGCCGCAAACGGCAGCTCCATAATCATCAGCCCCGTCGATGACAAATACGTTGCCGGATTTTCGGAGATCTATGATATTTACGGCGAACCGGTAGCGGTTCTTCAGGTCACTGAACCGAGAGACGTGACGATTTACGGAAAAGGCGTCCTCAGCCTGCTGATAATGATGCTCGTACTCGCATCCGTAATCTTCGGTGCGGTCATCCTCGTCCTGATCCAGAGATCGGTCGTATCGAGGCTTGAGAACCTGAACAGGGAGATCAAAACTGTTGCCATGACAGAGAGTCCTGAAGGCAGGATCAACATCGAAGGCGACGACGAGATATCGTCCGTTGGTTCGGCGATCAACATGATGCTGGAGTCGATAGAAAAAGGGAAAGAGCAGTACAGCAGGCTTTTCGACAACGCAAATGACCTGATCTTTACGATCGATGCAGACGGGGCGTTCGTCTCGGCCAACGGGGCGATGGAGAAAAAAACTGAACTTGAAGACGGGGGGCTTGCCGGCAGAAAGATAGAGGAATTTGTCAGGAACGGCGGAATGGAAAAGATCCGGCCTCTTCTCGCCGGGAACGGCATGGAGAACAGCGGCAAGACGGAGATAACACTGCTCTCGGCCAGCGGAGAAGAATACCTGGTAGAGTTCAGCGCCCAGCCCTTAACCGGTTCCGATGAGATGACCGGGTTTTTCGTTATAGCGAGGGATGTCACTGCGAAGAGGAAGGCCGAGGAGGAGCTGAAAAACCACAGGAACCGCCTCCGGGAGCTTGTAACGGAGAGAACGGCCCAGCTCGAGCATGCCAACAGCGAACTTGTAAAGGAGGTCGAAGAGAGGATAAGGTTCGAAGAGAGCCTTGCGGAAGAGAAGGAAAGGCTTTCGGTCACCTTGTCATCCATTGCCGAGGGCGTTATCGCTACGGATCACCTCGGGTATGTGACGCTTATCAACAGGGAGGCATCTGCAAAGACCGGGATAAGTGCCGGGAATTCCGAAGGAAAAAGGATTGACAGCATCTTCATGCTCGAAAAAGCAGGCAGGCCGGAGGACATCGGTTCGATAGTTCTCGATGTTATATCTGACAGGAAGGTCTTCGAGATTAACACCGAGGTCGATCTCTTCGACTCGGAAGGGAATGCGTATCCTGTTGTCCTGTCTGTCTCACCGCTTACAGACAGGTCCGGGACATCGATCGGTGCCGTAATCGTATTTCGCGAGATATCGGAACGGCTGAGATGGGAGGAGGAAGTCTTGAGAAGGCAGAAGCTCGAATCGCTCGGAGTCCTTGCGGGAGGGATAGCCCACGACTTCAATAACATACTTACGGCGATCTCCGGGAATATCGGTCTTGCGAGAAATATGGCCGAAGGAGATGTCGACGTCTCCTCCCGCCTGGAGGAGGCTGAAAAGGCGATATCGAGGGCCAAGGATATCACCCGGCAGCTTATTACGTTTTCAAAAGGCGGAGAGCCTGTCAGGCAGGTCCAGGATATAAAGTCGATGATCAGGGAGTCGGCGGAATTTGTCTCTCACGGGAGCAATGTAAAATTGTACTTTGATATCGCAGACGATCTCTCCAATGTCGAGGTCGACAAGGGGCAGATCAGCCAGGTGATAGAGAACCTTGTGATAAACTCCATACAGGCGATGGCAGACGGAGGAAATATCTACGTGCAGGCCAGGAATGCAGGCGTAATCTCCGGAAAGGACGGCCTTGAAGACGGAAAATATATCGTCATATCCGTAAGGGACGACGGCAGCGGAATTCCGGAGGAATACAGGGAAAAGATCTTTGATCCCTATTTTACCACAAAAAAGAGCGGAAACGGGCTTGGGCTTGCATCCTGCATGTCGATAATAAGGAAGCACGGCGGTGCGGTAAAGCTGATTTCGGAGGTCGGTGTCGGAACCGAATTCAGGATCTACCTCCCCGCGACCGAAAGAAGTGTTGAGGCCGAAGACGGGCTCTCCGGCGGAATGCTCTCCGGTTCATCGAGAGTTCTCGTGATGGACGATGACAGGAGCATCTATGATACGATACCCCAGCTTCTGCGGGGCTACGGTTTTGACGTCGAGGCGGCATTGGACGGTGCGGAGGCGATAAGAATCTACCAGCAGTCGAAGATTCTTAAAAAATCCATAGATGTCTTTGTTATGGATCTTACGGTTCCGGGAGGCCTCGGGGGAGTTGAAACGATCGCCCTGCTGAGGGAGTTCGATCCCGATATACTCGCAATAGTGTCGAGCGGGTACTCGAACGATCCGGTCATGGCGGATTTCAGGGAATACGGCTTCGATGCGGTTCTCCCGAAGCCCTATAATATTGAGGATCTCGTGAGGCTTATCAACAGGCTGGTCTCTGAAAAGGAAAAAAAGGATAAGACCGGTTAA
- a CDS encoding RNA-guided endonuclease InsQ/TnpB family protein: MTQVQAELSDRWIGIDLNTTGYIAVVADPNTGFTAKLGREARLIHDEFNRERKKLKNRKKTRNLKRLDKRETGQLRDLNKYLSREIVRIASDLDCGIKFERLSGGRFRRKNRRGIITDFSINNWYFYHLCQMVENRAVRRGIPVLYVDPSFTSQICSRCGAHGRRHRKVFQCPECGYICHADVNAAFNIARSPVNRWEDMEKIRLEAERAKIKREIRRINAVSKSPACEIADWSSFPADSFSLLFSRQSCEI; the protein is encoded by the coding sequence ATGACACAGGTACAGGCAGAATTGTCCGACCGGTGGATTGGAATCGACCTGAACACAACCGGGTACATTGCAGTTGTCGCAGACCCGAATACCGGCTTTACTGCAAAACTCGGGAGAGAGGCCCGCCTTATCCACGATGAATTCAACAGGGAACGAAAGAAACTGAAGAACAGGAAAAAGACCAGAAACCTGAAGCGGCTGGATAAAAGAGAGACCGGACAGCTCAGGGATCTCAACAAATACCTTAGCAGGGAGATCGTTAGGATCGCATCTGATCTCGACTGCGGCATCAAGTTCGAAAGGCTCTCCGGCGGCCGTTTCAGGAGGAAGAACAGAAGAGGGATCATCACGGATTTCTCCATTAACAACTGGTACTTCTATCACCTGTGCCAGATGGTCGAAAACCGTGCAGTCCGCAGGGGTATACCCGTCCTGTATGTCGACCCGTCGTTCACCTCTCAGATCTGCAGCAGATGCGGTGCACACGGCCGCAGGCACAGAAAAGTCTTCCAGTGCCCCGAGTGCGGGTACATCTGTCATGCAGATGTAAATGCAGCATTTAACATCGCAAGATCGCCTGTCAACAGGTGGGAGGACATGGAAAAGATCAGGCTGGAAGCCGAGAGAGCAAAGATAAAAAGAGAGATCAGGAGAATCAATGCCGTCAGTAAATCTCCGGCCTGCGAAATCGCGGACTGGTCTTCATTTCCGGCGGATTCGTTCTCGCTACTCTTCAGCAGACAAAGCTGCGAGATCTGA
- a CDS encoding nucleoside recognition domain-containing protein: MFSDIQFISFLNYTIRAVLLITAGIILVNLISETGVMSKFKIISVPLCRISGLSEEAVLSILSMVINPTAGKSMLAEYHRAGKVGKEEIVPSLIIGTFPAVFGESIFRAQFPTAVVILGPVLGGIYTFFNLFSTFIQVIGALIYTNLVLRRKRSVPEKEYEKVEAAEKLKRPDMKSLKKAVEKSKKPLKKIIPITIITMIVFWLLGVAGVLNWLSVIFDPILNLIGLPGEASAALLAQFMHFSAGYTVVGSMVDTGMLDFGQALVTLILGSMILITMIYLKYSVPLYIGMFGKDGIRVAVIAYSASMAAKVICIAIVMAIFF, encoded by the coding sequence ATGTTTTCGGATATCCAGTTTATTTCCTTCCTTAATTATACGATAAGGGCGGTTCTTTTAATCACTGCCGGTATTATTCTCGTAAACCTGATATCCGAAACGGGTGTAATGTCGAAATTTAAGATTATCTCGGTCCCGCTCTGCCGGATCTCCGGTCTGTCGGAGGAGGCTGTTTTATCTATCCTCTCAATGGTGATAAACCCGACTGCGGGAAAGTCGATGCTCGCAGAATACCACAGGGCCGGAAAGGTCGGGAAGGAGGAGATCGTTCCGTCGCTCATCATCGGGACTTTCCCGGCAGTATTCGGGGAATCGATATTCAGGGCCCAGTTCCCGACGGCGGTTGTAATCCTCGGCCCTGTCCTGGGAGGGATCTACACCTTCTTCAACCTGTTCTCCACCTTTATTCAGGTAATCGGGGCGCTGATATACACCAATCTTGTGCTAAGGAGGAAAAGATCGGTTCCGGAGAAGGAGTACGAGAAGGTCGAGGCGGCTGAAAAGCTGAAGAGACCTGATATGAAATCGCTGAAGAAGGCGGTTGAAAAATCCAAAAAGCCGCTGAAGAAGATCATACCGATCACGATAATTACGATGATCGTCTTCTGGCTGCTGGGCGTGGCGGGCGTCCTCAACTGGCTTTCGGTTATATTCGATCCCATTTTGAACCTTATCGGCCTTCCCGGTGAGGCATCGGCCGCACTCCTCGCCCAGTTCATGCACTTTTCTGCGGGGTATACAGTCGTCGGATCGATGGTGGACACCGGAATGCTCGACTTCGGCCAGGCACTCGTGACCCTCATTCTCGGGAGCATGATCCTTATAACGATGATATACCTGAAGTACTCGGTTCCGCTGTATATCGGAATGTTCGGGAAGGACGGAATCAGGGTCGCAGTCATCGCCTACTCGGCAAGCATGGCGGCGAAGGTGATCTGCATCGCAATCGTGATGGCGATCTTTTTTTGA